In Stenotrophomonas sp. ESTM1D_MKCIP4_1, a single genomic region encodes these proteins:
- a CDS encoding peptidyl-prolyl cis-trans isomerase, which produces MLQKLRDKTSGWIVTVILGLLMIPFLFVIDNSYLGGVGAQNVAKVSAPPTWWRSAPSWWPVRMLWQHHEISAQDFRTRFEQERMRERQQQGENFDPRAFESTENKLAVLDQLIDEQVVRLVGEQAGVVVGDGAVRDYILTIPAFLGSDGKFNENNYRLALGGGNPPRTPAQFQEEVRASLQQSVIPAGLQNSGFVTQAETERLLKLLGETRDVELVALPEVPADTAPVTDAQIKQWYESHGKDFRQAESVSLEYVELNGANLPAPVPADEATLRKRYEEEKAKFASPEQRQAAHILITGDGAEAKAAKLAAEAKAAGADFAALAKANSQDPGSKDQGGDLGWVERGAMVKPFEDALFAAKAGEVIGPVKTDFGYHVIKVAAVRGGEGKSFEQVRDVLAAEQLKADGERSFNDLAGRLVDAINKSPSDLIAAAKAVDLPVQTLGPITRATASGIAADPAVLRSAFSDVMVQDGTASDPIALGGSTNHSVVIRVAAHSPEQALPLDKAREQVIAAIRADRQRQASDKAADALLAKLKGGASLQSLVASDKLQVSPMPGLPRSQPVPTPEINRAIFSAPVPAEGKASFGKVDVNGHALVFVVNKVTPGNIKEVTPEQQKQLKDQLSQIDGMAAAKAYIDAMRKKFVVQTTEANL; this is translated from the coding sequence ATGCTGCAGAAACTCCGCGACAAGACCTCAGGCTGGATCGTCACCGTGATCCTGGGGCTGCTGATGATTCCGTTCCTGTTCGTGATCGACAACAGCTACCTCGGTGGTGTCGGCGCACAGAACGTGGCCAAGGTTTCGGCTCCGCCGACCTGGTGGCGCTCGGCGCCGTCGTGGTGGCCGGTGCGCATGCTGTGGCAGCACCATGAGATCAGCGCGCAGGATTTCCGTACCCGCTTCGAGCAGGAGCGCATGCGTGAGCGCCAGCAGCAGGGCGAGAACTTCGACCCGCGCGCGTTCGAGAGCACCGAGAACAAGCTGGCCGTGCTCGACCAGCTGATTGACGAACAGGTCGTGCGCCTGGTGGGTGAACAGGCGGGCGTAGTCGTCGGCGACGGCGCCGTGCGCGATTACATCCTGACCATCCCGGCCTTCCTGGGCAGCGATGGCAAGTTCAATGAGAACAACTACCGGCTGGCGCTGGGCGGTGGCAACCCGCCGCGCACCCCGGCCCAGTTCCAGGAAGAAGTGCGTGCCAGCCTGCAGCAGTCGGTGATTCCGGCCGGTCTGCAGAATTCGGGCTTTGTTACCCAGGCCGAGACCGAGCGCCTGCTGAAGCTGCTGGGCGAAACCCGTGACGTTGAACTGGTGGCGCTGCCGGAAGTGCCGGCCGATACCGCGCCGGTCACCGACGCACAGATCAAGCAGTGGTACGAAAGCCACGGCAAGGATTTCCGCCAGGCCGAATCGGTCTCGCTGGAATATGTCGAACTCAACGGTGCCAACCTGCCGGCGCCGGTACCGGCCGATGAGGCCACCCTGCGCAAGCGCTACGAGGAAGAGAAGGCCAAGTTCGCAAGCCCGGAACAGCGCCAGGCAGCGCACATCCTGATCACCGGTGACGGTGCCGAAGCGAAGGCTGCCAAGCTGGCCGCCGAGGCCAAGGCTGCCGGTGCCGACTTCGCTGCGCTGGCCAAGGCAAACTCGCAGGATCCGGGTTCCAAGGACCAGGGCGGTGACCTGGGCTGGGTCGAGCGTGGCGCGATGGTCAAGCCGTTCGAGGACGCGCTGTTTGCCGCCAAGGCTGGTGAAGTGATCGGTCCGGTCAAGACCGACTTCGGTTATCACGTCATCAAGGTCGCCGCCGTGCGCGGTGGCGAAGGCAAGTCGTTCGAGCAGGTGCGTGACGTCCTGGCCGCCGAGCAGCTGAAGGCCGACGGCGAGCGCAGCTTCAACGATCTGGCTGGCCGCCTGGTCGATGCCATCAACAAGAGCCCCAGCGATCTGATCGCCGCGGCCAAGGCGGTGGATCTGCCGGTGCAGACCTTGGGTCCGATCACCCGCGCTACTGCCAGCGGCATTGCCGCAGACCCGGCCGTGCTGCGCTCGGCGTTCTCCGACGTGATGGTGCAGGACGGCACCGCCAGCGATCCGATCGCGCTGGGTGGCAGCACCAACCACAGTGTGGTGATCCGTGTGGCCGCGCACTCGCCGGAACAGGCACTGCCGCTGGACAAGGCCCGCGAGCAGGTCATCGCCGCGATCCGTGCTGACCGCCAGCGCCAGGCCAGTGACAAGGCAGCCGACGCCCTGCTGGCCAAGCTGAAGGGTGGTGCCAGCCTGCAGTCGCTGGTTGCCAGCGACAAGCTGCAGGTCAGCCCGATGCCGGGCCTGCCGCGCAGCCAGCCGGTGCCGACCCCGGAAATCAACCGTGCCATCTTCAGTGCACCGGTGCCGGCTGAAGGCAAGGCGAGCTTCGGCAAGGTCGACGTCAACGGCCACGCGCTGGTGTTCGTGGTGAACAAGGTGACCCCGGGCAACATCAAGGAAGTGACGCCCGAGCAGCAGAAGCAGCTGAAGGACCAGCTGAGCCAGATTGACGGCATGGCGGCAGCCAAGGCCTACATCGACGCGATGCGCAAGAAGTTCGTGGTGCAGACCACCGAAGCCAACCTGTAA
- a CDS encoding DUF6165 family protein: MTAEILVPVSFGELLDKISILQIKSERISDEGKLANVRRELSALDATWMGHPAAVKDIAKLRADLKAVNEQLWDIEDEVRLKEKAQAFDQAFVDLARSVYLRNDERARIKKAINLALGSAYVEEKSYK, encoded by the coding sequence ATGACCGCTGAAATCCTCGTGCCTGTTTCTTTCGGCGAGCTGCTGGACAAGATCTCGATCCTGCAGATCAAGTCCGAGCGCATCAGCGATGAAGGCAAGCTGGCCAATGTGCGCCGCGAGCTGTCCGCGCTGGATGCCACCTGGATGGGTCACCCGGCGGCGGTGAAGGATATCGCCAAGCTGCGGGCCGATCTGAAGGCGGTCAACGAGCAGTTGTGGGACATCGAGGACGAGGTCCGCCTGAAGGAGAAGGCGCAGGCCTTCGACCAGGCCTTCGTCGATCTGGCCCGCAGCGTCTACCTGCGCAACGACGAGCGCGCGCGCATCAAGAAGGCGATCAACCTGGCGCTGGGGTCGGCGTACGTGGAAGAGAAGTCGTACAAGTAA
- a CDS encoding MBL fold metallo-hydrolase: MDWSLRFLGVGNASAVELGSPMSVIERDGRPWLTIDCGGEGLTAFKAHYGHLPQALFVTHVHLDHVAGFERLFVDTFFNAQRRGKVRLYVPATVVPLLHKRVADYPNVLAEGGANFWDAFHLIAVGDAFWHEGVRLEVFPSRHHWPETAYGLRLQGALTWSGDTRPIPEMLARFANDNELIAHDCGLHGNPSHTGVDDLEREYSAELQSRMMLYHYASAADGQALAARGHRVAQPGQCVTLATPTAPHVLAQDPP, from the coding sequence ATGGACTGGTCGTTGCGTTTCCTCGGCGTCGGCAATGCGTCGGCGGTCGAGCTGGGTTCCCCCATGTCGGTGATCGAACGCGATGGCCGCCCGTGGCTGACCATCGATTGCGGTGGCGAGGGCCTGACTGCCTTCAAGGCGCACTATGGCCACCTGCCGCAGGCGCTGTTCGTCACCCATGTGCACCTGGACCACGTGGCCGGTTTCGAGCGGCTGTTCGTGGATACCTTCTTCAATGCACAGCGGCGCGGCAAGGTGCGCCTGTACGTGCCGGCCACCGTGGTGCCGCTGCTGCACAAGCGCGTGGCTGATTACCCCAACGTGCTGGCCGAGGGCGGCGCCAATTTCTGGGATGCGTTCCATCTGATCGCGGTGGGCGATGCGTTCTGGCACGAAGGCGTGCGCCTGGAAGTGTTTCCGTCGCGCCACCATTGGCCGGAAACCGCCTATGGTCTGCGCCTGCAGGGCGCGCTGACCTGGAGTGGCGATACGCGGCCGATCCCGGAGATGCTGGCGCGCTTTGCCAACGACAACGAACTCATCGCCCACGACTGTGGCCTGCATGGCAATCCCTCGCATACCGGTGTGGATGACCTGGAGCGCGAGTACAGCGCCGAGCTGCAGTCGCGGATGATGCTCTACCACTACGCCAGCGCGGCTGATGGCCAGGCGCTGGCCGCGCGCGGGCATCGCGTGGCGCAGCCGGGGCAGTGCGTGACGCTGGCGACACCGACGGCGCCGCACGTGCTGGCGCAGGATCCGCCGTGA
- a CDS encoding lytic transglycosylase domain-containing protein: MMRRSLPLALGLVLGLAGNAGAQSLGAGISQNLTAASAVPMDPAMLPAASVRNGQEIFASFREGLAEPTCDAEATSPRWQKQFAHAPSRLANQDDDALVLFGYVVEELRKASLPTEFALIPFVESGYRPNARNGSGPTGLWQFIATTARNHRVPMANGYDGRLSAVDSTQAAVRYLKTLHGMFGGDWRLATMAYNAGEYRVLQSMRKAGMNAQNAKPAALPGLSPVTHAYVEKLHALACVLEDVEDEPSVMASLDRTVPVLKDHTLPAGTSVQQWAAQRALDPARIARLNPALAGNGRPSGPTRVLAPVAAASAPVADVSTVASAAASAATSASLQPAAPVAKAVASVADRPRNRRHTVRNGESAWTIARRYGMPVKALLSLNGLSGSSVLKPGAVLRVED; this comes from the coding sequence ATGATGCGCCGAAGTCTGCCGCTGGCCCTGGGCCTTGTCCTGGGGCTGGCCGGAAACGCGGGCGCGCAGTCTCTGGGCGCCGGCATCAGCCAGAACCTGACCGCCGCGTCGGCCGTCCCGATGGACCCGGCCATGCTGCCGGCCGCGTCGGTACGCAACGGCCAGGAGATCTTCGCCAGCTTCCGCGAGGGCCTGGCCGAACCCACCTGCGACGCCGAGGCCACCAGCCCGCGCTGGCAGAAGCAGTTCGCCCACGCCCCGTCGCGCCTGGCCAACCAGGACGACGACGCCCTGGTGCTGTTCGGCTACGTGGTTGAGGAACTGCGCAAGGCCAGCCTGCCCACCGAATTCGCGCTCATCCCGTTCGTGGAGAGCGGCTACCGCCCCAACGCCCGCAATGGCAGCGGCCCCACCGGCCTGTGGCAGTTCATCGCCACCACCGCGCGCAACCATCGCGTGCCGATGGCCAACGGCTACGACGGCCGGCTGTCGGCGGTCGATTCCACCCAGGCGGCGGTGCGTTACCTGAAGACCCTGCACGGCATGTTCGGCGGTGACTGGCGCCTGGCCACCATGGCCTACAACGCCGGCGAGTACCGCGTGCTGCAGTCGATGCGCAAGGCGGGGATGAACGCCCAGAATGCCAAACCGGCTGCCCTGCCCGGCCTGTCGCCGGTCACCCACGCTTACGTCGAGAAGCTGCATGCCCTGGCCTGCGTGCTGGAAGACGTGGAAGACGAACCCAGCGTGATGGCCTCGCTGGACCGCACGGTGCCGGTACTGAAGGATCACACCCTGCCGGCCGGCACCAGCGTGCAGCAGTGGGCCGCGCAGCGCGCGCTGGACCCGGCACGCATTGCCCGCCTCAACCCTGCCCTGGCCGGCAACGGCCGCCCGTCGGGCCCCACCCGCGTGCTGGCCCCGGTGGCCGCCGCATCCGCACCGGTCGCCGATGTCAGCACGGTTGCAAGCGCAGCCGCTTCTGCGGCCACCAGCGCAAGCCTGCAGCCGGCCGCGCCCGTCGCCAAGGCCGTGGCCAGCGTTGCCGACCGCCCGCGCAATCGCCGCCATACCGTGCGCAATGGCGAATCGGCGTGGACCATTGCCCGCCGCTACGGCATGCCGGTGAAGGCACTGCTGTCATTGAATGGCCTGAGCGGCAGCAGCGTGCTGAAGCCGGGTGCCGTGCTGCGTGTCGAAGACTGA
- a CDS encoding 3-deoxy-D-manno-octulosonic acid kinase, translating to MVAFDANEALTPCREGRGIGAILFDRERLRQADVGLFSPQHWGSKARPVGEGGRGSAWFVDASFGPGVLRHYLRGGLAAKLSRDQYIWRGADRTRSFAEFRLMRALRAQKLPVPRPVAAFYMREGLRYRAAILMERIEGVRSLADRALVAGRGAPWEEAGRLIARFHRAGLDHADLNAHNILFDGNGHGWLIDFDRGVIRIPATAWRERNLKRLLRSLIKLRGERSVEDVQKDYARLRRAYDMAWNRGT from the coding sequence ATGGTCGCATTTGACGCCAATGAAGCGCTGACGCCATGCCGCGAGGGTCGCGGCATCGGGGCCATTCTGTTCGACCGCGAGCGGCTGCGGCAAGCCGACGTCGGCCTGTTCTCGCCCCAGCACTGGGGCAGCAAGGCCCGGCCGGTGGGTGAAGGCGGGCGGGGCAGTGCCTGGTTTGTCGACGCTTCCTTCGGGCCCGGGGTGCTGCGCCACTACCTGCGCGGTGGCCTGGCAGCCAAGCTGAGCCGGGACCAGTACATCTGGCGCGGCGCCGACCGCACCCGCAGTTTTGCCGAGTTCCGTCTGATGCGGGCCCTGCGCGCGCAGAAGCTGCCGGTGCCCCGGCCGGTCGCCGCGTTCTACATGCGTGAAGGCCTGCGCTATCGCGCGGCCATCCTGATGGAGCGCATCGAGGGCGTGCGCTCGCTGGCCGACCGGGCGCTGGTGGCCGGGCGTGGCGCGCCATGGGAAGAGGCGGGCCGCCTGATCGCGCGGTTCCACCGCGCCGGCCTGGACCACGCCGATCTCAATGCGCACAACATCCTGTTCGACGGCAACGGCCATGGCTGGCTGATCGACTTCGACCGGGGGGTGATCCGCATTCCCGCCACCGCCTGGCGTGAGCGCAACCTCAAGCGACTGCTGCGCTCGCTGATCAAGCTGCGCGGCGAGCGCAGCGTGGAAGACGTGCAGAAGGACTACGCGCGCCTGCGTCGCGCCTATGACATGGCCTGGAACCGGGGCACCTGA
- a CDS encoding transposase — protein sequence NPALPTHWRVREVSYEYQGKMKTVLTSLPAAAYSTKAVAELYQERWEIELGFRDLKSSMQRNAVTLRSKTVELVYQEVWGLLLAYNIIRREASQAAVAYGRAPSEIRFKPACHYIAAQLIVMAAAQPASATGRRLSQLRSGVASLFLEHRPRPTTPRTVKISKTRYPVDRKAAPLK from the coding sequence GAATCCCGCGCTGCCAACGCACTGGCGGGTGCGTGAGGTGAGCTACGAGTATCAGGGCAAGATGAAGACGGTACTGACGTCGCTGCCGGCAGCTGCATACAGCACAAAGGCCGTAGCCGAGCTCTACCAGGAGCGCTGGGAAATCGAACTGGGCTTCCGCGATCTCAAAAGCTCGATGCAGCGAAATGCAGTGACCCTGCGCAGCAAGACCGTCGAGCTGGTGTATCAGGAAGTCTGGGGCCTGCTGCTGGCGTACAACATCATCCGCCGCGAGGCGAGCCAAGCGGCCGTTGCCTACGGCCGCGCACCCTCGGAAATACGCTTCAAACCTGCCTGCCACTACATCGCCGCACAGCTGATCGTGATGGCTGCGGCGCAACCGGCATCGGCTACCGGGAGGCGCCTGTCCCAACTGCGGTCAGGAGTTGCCAGCCTCTTCCTGGAACACCGTCCCCGGCCGACAACGCCGAGGACGGTGAAGATTTCCAAGACCCGCTATCCGGTAGATCGCAAGGCTGCACCGCTTAAGTGA
- a CDS encoding protein phosphatase 2C domain-containing protein translates to MIEFGHLTHPGLRRELNEDTYYGDSELALWLVADGMGGHACGEVASALARETIVREIRRGAPLAHAIRTADEEIIRASRRRNDTLPMGTTVVAARVQGNRYEVAWVGDSRAYMWRDGQLAQLSQDHSVVQELVAQGNLTAEQARAHPHRNVVTQALGVTDPTHLNVATTSGELRPGMQLLLCSDGLTEEVDDRDIARTLAYDDASAQECVDSLVASALDGGGSDNITVILVRCH, encoded by the coding sequence ATGATCGAATTCGGACATCTCACCCACCCCGGCCTGCGCCGCGAGCTCAATGAGGACACCTACTACGGTGACAGCGAGCTGGCCCTGTGGCTGGTGGCCGACGGCATGGGCGGGCATGCGTGCGGTGAGGTGGCCAGTGCCCTGGCGCGCGAGACCATCGTCCGCGAGATCCGTCGTGGTGCGCCACTGGCCCACGCCATCCGCACGGCCGACGAAGAGATCATCCGCGCCTCGCGGCGGCGCAACGATACCCTGCCGATGGGCACCACCGTGGTTGCCGCGCGGGTGCAGGGCAACCGCTACGAAGTGGCCTGGGTGGGCGACAGCCGCGCCTACATGTGGCGCGACGGCCAGCTGGCCCAGCTCAGCCAGGACCACAGCGTGGTGCAGGAACTTGTTGCACAGGGCAACCTGACCGCCGAACAGGCACGGGCCCACCCGCACCGCAACGTGGTCACCCAGGCGCTGGGCGTGACCGATCCCACGCACCTGAACGTGGCAACCACCAGCGGCGAACTACGCCCGGGCATGCAGCTGCTGCTGTGCAGCGACGGCCTGACCGAGGAAGTCGACGACCGCGACATCGCCCGGACCCTGGCCTACGACGACGCCAGCGCCCAGGAATGCGTGGACAGCCTGGTCGCCTCCGCCCTGGATGGCGGTGGGTCTGACAACATCACCGTCATCCTGGTGCGCTGCCACTGA
- a CDS encoding transposase domain-containing protein, protein MQQQLLDLGDLFNFSDLSTFTQNFPVEWVSSALELSSQASIRRRRLPSDQVLWLVLGMALFRDEPVHEVARRLNICAQGLASLDLPARSGISQARARLGADPVEDLFRRCGQHWGAERYPDNDWQGLQV, encoded by the coding sequence ATCCAACAACAACTGCTCGACCTTGGTGACCTGTTCAATTTCTCCGATCTGAGCACGTTCACCCAGAACTTTCCGGTGGAATGGGTGTCCAGCGCACTGGAGCTCTCCTCACAGGCCTCCATCCGCAGGCGCAGATTGCCCAGCGATCAGGTGCTGTGGCTGGTGCTGGGCATGGCCCTGTTCCGCGACGAGCCGGTGCATGAGGTGGCCAGGCGGCTGAACATCTGTGCCCAGGGCCTTGCATCACTGGATCTGCCTGCACGCAGCGGTATCAGCCAGGCTCGCGCGCGGCTTGGTGCGGATCCGGTAGAGGATCTTTTCCGCAGGTGCGGCCAGCATTGGGGAGCCGAGCGCTACCCTGACAATGACTGGCAGGGTCTACAGGTG
- a CDS encoding class I SAM-dependent methyltransferase, whose product MPLLQSHRQASLVPWFDSEPAAALRVAERQLLLPRLAGLPSQPWLWIAPTASWLEDAQLGGRGLRLYRDGSGYAGQTRCALPLPLANESVNAIVLQHVTAADADHLLGECSRVLMPGGQLWLSSLNPFSPYRTRWRQHGLVVRTPQRLRLLLARHGLECDDTRYLGPLWQGPGSSRSAGWAPLRAACLFHAEKRTLALPGPTPLAVRWHGTVAT is encoded by the coding sequence ATGCCCCTGCTGCAGAGCCACCGTCAAGCGAGCCTGGTGCCGTGGTTCGACAGCGAGCCGGCGGCAGCGCTGCGCGTGGCTGAGCGCCAGCTGCTGCTGCCGCGGCTGGCGGGCCTGCCCTCCCAGCCCTGGCTGTGGATCGCGCCCACCGCGTCGTGGCTGGAGGATGCACAGCTGGGCGGACGTGGCCTGCGCCTGTACCGCGATGGCAGCGGCTATGCCGGCCAGACCCGCTGCGCGCTGCCGCTGCCGTTGGCCAATGAAAGCGTCAACGCCATCGTGCTGCAGCACGTCACCGCGGCCGATGCCGACCATCTGCTGGGCGAGTGTTCGCGCGTGCTGATGCCCGGCGGCCAGCTGTGGCTGAGCAGTCTCAACCCGTTCAGCCCTTACCGCACCCGCTGGCGCCAGCATGGGCTGGTGGTGCGCACGCCGCAGCGGCTGCGCCTGCTGCTGGCCCGCCATGGGCTGGAATGCGATGACACCCGGTACCTGGGGCCGCTGTGGCAGGGCCCTGGCAGCAGCCGGAGCGCGGGCTGGGCACCGCTGCGTGCGGCCTGCCTGTTCCATGCTGAAAAACGTACGCTGGCCCTGCCAGGGCCGACCCCGCTGGCGGTGCGCTGGCACGGCACCGTTGCTACCTGA
- a CDS encoding glycosyltransferase family 9 protein: MASASSSLCLLRLSALGDVTHVVPLVRTLQAARPDTPIHWIIDKAGHKLLDGLPGVVFHAYDKKSGMAGVKELRRQLPPGRFEALLQMQVAFRANLLSAFIPAERRIGYDRSRSKDLHGLFINERIPDRPGIHVLDAIGSFCEPLGLRQTEVSWDLAVPPSAYEWAAAQWPDDGRPVLMISPCSSHVLRNWYADRYAAVANHASARGWQVVLCGGRSELERSMADAILTQLTTPALDLVGKDTLKQLPALLARANLVMTPDSGPMHIANAMGAKVLGLHAASNPHRSGPYSDRRYCVDRYDDAARKYLGKTAADLKWGTKIEFDDVMELITVEDGIAAFERYVADHLG; encoded by the coding sequence ATGGCATCAGCGTCCTCATCCTTGTGCCTCCTGCGCTTGTCTGCCCTGGGGGATGTCACCCACGTGGTTCCCCTGGTGCGCACCCTGCAGGCCGCGCGCCCGGACACGCCGATCCACTGGATCATCGACAAAGCCGGCCACAAGCTGCTTGATGGCCTGCCCGGCGTGGTGTTCCATGCGTACGACAAAAAGAGCGGCATGGCCGGGGTGAAGGAGCTGCGCAGGCAGCTGCCGCCCGGCCGTTTCGAGGCACTGCTGCAGATGCAGGTCGCCTTCCGCGCGAACCTGCTGTCGGCCTTCATTCCGGCCGAGCGCCGCATCGGCTACGACCGCAGCCGCTCCAAGGACCTGCACGGGTTGTTCATCAACGAACGTATTCCCGACCGCCCGGGCATCCATGTGCTCGACGCCATCGGCAGCTTCTGCGAACCCCTGGGCCTGCGCCAGACCGAGGTGAGCTGGGACCTGGCGGTGCCGCCGTCGGCCTACGAATGGGCGGCGGCGCAGTGGCCCGATGATGGCCGCCCGGTGCTGATGATCTCGCCGTGCTCCAGCCACGTACTGCGCAACTGGTACGCCGACCGCTATGCGGCGGTGGCCAACCATGCCAGCGCGCGTGGCTGGCAGGTGGTGCTGTGTGGCGGGCGCAGCGAACTGGAGCGCAGCATGGCCGATGCCATCCTGACCCAGCTGACGACACCGGCACTGGACCTGGTGGGCAAGGACACGCTGAAGCAGCTGCCGGCCCTGCTGGCCCGCGCCAACCTGGTCATGACACCCGACTCAGGCCCGATGCATATCGCCAATGCAATGGGCGCCAAGGTGCTGGGCCTGCACGCGGCCAGCAACCCGCACCGCAGCGGCCCGTACTCCGACCGCCGCTACTGCGTGGACCGCTACGATGATGCCGCGCGCAAGTACCTGGGCAAGACAGCCGCCGACCTCAAGTGGGGCACCAAGATCGAGTTCGATGATGTGATGGAGCTGATCACCGTCGAGGACGGCATCGCCGCTTTCGAGCGCTACGTGGCCGATCACCTCGGCTGA
- the gloB gene encoding hydroxyacylglutathione hydrolase yields MRLTALPAFADNYIWMLIADDGAAVVIDPGDAAPVLALADQGLRVDTILLTHHHDDHIGGVPALQARFPGARVIAPVEERIPTATERVGEGERVQALGRMFHVLSVPGHTRSHIAFHTAEHLFSGDSLFSLGCGRLFEGTPSQLLASMRKLGTLPVQLLLCCAHEYTVSNAVFARHVDPANAALVQRQEEALAMRRDDRSTLPVTLANELDCNPFLRVHTAPIRAAVSAHLGRDVVDDVDVMAGLRHWKDGFRA; encoded by the coding sequence ATGCGACTGACTGCCCTGCCCGCATTTGCGGATAACTACATCTGGATGCTGATCGCCGACGATGGCGCCGCCGTGGTCATCGACCCCGGCGATGCTGCGCCCGTGCTGGCGCTGGCCGACCAAGGGCTGCGCGTGGACACCATCCTGCTGACCCACCACCATGACGACCACATCGGCGGCGTGCCCGCGCTGCAGGCGCGTTTTCCCGGCGCGCGGGTGATCGCGCCGGTCGAGGAACGCATCCCCACCGCGACCGAGCGCGTGGGTGAAGGTGAACGCGTTCAGGCACTGGGCCGGATGTTCCACGTACTATCCGTGCCCGGGCATACCCGCAGCCACATCGCGTTTCACACTGCTGAACATCTTTTCAGCGGAGATTCGTTGTTCAGCCTGGGCTGTGGACGCCTGTTTGAAGGTACGCCGTCCCAGCTGCTGGCATCGATGCGCAAGCTGGGTACCTTGCCTGTGCAACTGCTGCTTTGTTGCGCCCATGAGTACACCGTGTCAAATGCCGTCTTCGCGCGGCATGTCGACCCCGCCAACGCTGCCCTGGTGCAGCGCCAAGAGGAGGCTTTGGCCATGCGCCGCGATGACCGTTCCACCCTGCCGGTAACCCTGGCCAACGAACTGGACTGCAATCCGTTCCTGCGTGTGCACACCGCGCCGATCCGCGCGGCGGTGTCGGCGCACCTGGGGCGCGATGTCGTGGACGACGTCGATGTCATGGCCGGTCTCCGGCACTGGAAAGACGGCTTCCGCGCATGA
- the dnaQ gene encoding DNA polymerase III subunit epsilon, translating to MRQIILDTETTGLEWKKGNRIVEIGCVELFKRRPTGNNYHQYIKPDVDFEQGAQEVTGLSLDFLADKPEFAQIAEEFLAFIDGAELIIHNAAFDLGFLDNELSLLGPEYGKITDRCTVIDTLAMARERFPGQRNSLDALCKRLGVDNSHRALHGGLLDAQILGDVYIALTSGQEEIGFGLEDEGGAAGAALQAFDTSALLPRPRVVATASELEAHAARLERLRKKAGHALWDGPKVEEAASA from the coding sequence ATGCGTCAGATCATCCTCGATACCGAAACCACCGGCCTGGAATGGAAGAAGGGCAACCGCATCGTTGAAATCGGCTGTGTGGAGCTGTTCAAGCGCCGCCCGACCGGCAACAACTACCACCAGTACATCAAGCCCGACGTCGACTTCGAGCAGGGCGCGCAGGAAGTCACCGGCCTGAGCCTGGACTTCCTGGCCGACAAGCCCGAGTTCGCGCAGATCGCCGAGGAGTTCCTGGCGTTCATCGACGGCGCCGAGCTCATCATCCACAACGCGGCCTTCGATCTGGGCTTCCTCGACAACGAGCTTTCGCTGCTCGGGCCGGAGTACGGGAAGATCACCGACCGCTGCACGGTCATCGATACCCTGGCGATGGCGCGCGAGCGCTTCCCGGGCCAGCGCAACTCGCTGGACGCGCTGTGCAAGCGGCTGGGCGTGGACAACTCGCACCGCGCGCTGCACGGCGGCCTGCTCGATGCGCAGATTCTGGGCGATGTCTACATTGCGCTGACCTCGGGCCAGGAAGAGATCGGCTTCGGCCTGGAGGACGAGGGTGGGGCGGCCGGTGCGGCGCTGCAGGCCTTCGACACCAGCGCGCTGCTGCCGCGCCCGCGGGTGGTGGCCACGGCATCGGAGCTGGAAGCACACGCCGCGCGGCTGGAGCGCCTGCGCAAGAAGGCCGGCCATGCCCTGTGGGATGGCCCCAAGGTGGAAGAAGCGGCGAGCGCGTAA
- the rnhA gene encoding ribonuclease HI — MKTIEIHTDGSCLGNPGPGGWAALLRYKGHERELSGGEAHTTNNRMELMAAISGLETLTEPCDIVLYTDSQYVRQGLTQWMPGWIRKNWKTAGGDPVKNRELWERLHAATMRHQIDWRWVKGHSGDPDNERVDTLARNAAIQIRDGSPVN; from the coding sequence TTGAAGACCATCGAAATCCATACCGACGGTTCCTGCCTCGGCAATCCCGGCCCCGGTGGCTGGGCTGCACTGCTGCGCTACAAAGGGCATGAGCGCGAACTGAGCGGCGGCGAAGCGCACACCACCAACAACCGGATGGAGCTGATGGCGGCCATTTCCGGCCTGGAGACGCTGACTGAACCGTGCGACATCGTGCTCTACACCGACTCCCAGTACGTGCGGCAGGGGCTGACCCAGTGGATGCCGGGCTGGATCCGGAAGAACTGGAAGACGGCCGGTGGCGACCCGGTGAAGAACCGGGAGCTGTGGGAACGCCTGCATGCGGCCACGATGCGGCACCAGATCGACTGGCGCTGGGTGAAGGGCCATTCCGGCGACCCTGACAATGAGCGGGTCGACACCCTGGCGCGCAATGCCGCCATCCAGATCCGCGACGGCAGCCCGGTAAACTGA